From a single Gammaproteobacteria bacterium genomic region:
- a CDS encoding saccharopine dehydrogenase NADP-binding domain-containing protein — translation MLAESGDYNVRVGSLNSEAAQTLIKELKLKNASAFELDARDEQALDQTMKSERFDAVISGLPYYCNPLVADLAARHNIHYFDLTEDVEVTRHVQKLSAGRKTVFMPQCGLAPGFISIAANDLMSHFDKIDTVKMRVGALPVNPNNVLKYSLTWSTDGLINEYGNTCYGIENGELTALQPLEGLETISLDGVLYEAFNTSGGLGTLAETYDGKVRTMNYKTMRYPGHCENIRLLMNDLRLNDDRDTLKRVLETAVPRTKQDVVLIYVAVSGTQQGDLFEENYAKKVYPQTIAGKRWSSIQVTTAAGICGVMDIVLDNLPRYQGFVTQEQIPLKEFLANRFGKHYAITGDRRGDIEDSEAQTHQPGHSRRK, via the coding sequence ATGCTTGCCGAATCAGGGGATTACAATGTTCGTGTTGGCAGCCTCAATTCTGAGGCCGCGCAAACCCTGATCAAAGAGTTAAAACTCAAAAACGCCAGCGCCTTTGAGCTTGATGCCCGTGACGAACAGGCGCTGGATCAGACCATGAAATCCGAACGCTTCGATGCCGTGATTTCCGGCCTGCCTTATTACTGCAACCCGCTGGTGGCCGATCTCGCCGCCCGCCACAATATTCATTATTTTGACTTGACCGAAGATGTCGAAGTCACCCGTCATGTGCAAAAACTCAGCGCCGGACGCAAAACAGTATTTATGCCGCAATGTGGGTTAGCCCCCGGCTTTATCAGCATTGCGGCTAACGATCTGATGAGTCACTTCGACAAAATCGATACCGTCAAAATGCGCGTTGGCGCGCTGCCGGTCAACCCCAACAATGTGCTGAAATATTCACTCACCTGGTCCACAGATGGTTTGATCAACGAATACGGCAACACCTGTTATGGGATCGAAAACGGTGAACTGACCGCGCTGCAACCATTGGAAGGTCTGGAAACCATCAGTCTCGACGGTGTGCTTTATGAAGCCTTTAACACCTCCGGTGGACTCGGTACCCTGGCCGAAACGTATGACGGCAAGGTGCGCACCATGAATTACAAAACCATGCGTTATCCCGGCCACTGCGAAAACATCCGCCTGCTGATGAACGATCTGCGCCTGAACGATGACCGCGACACCTTAAAGCGCGTTCTGGAAACTGCTGTTCCTCGAACCAAACAAGACGTGGTGTTGATCTACGTTGCCGTCTCAGGCACGCAGCAAGGTGATCTGTTTGAAGAAAATTATGCCAAAAAAGTTTATCCGCAAACCATCGCCGGCAAACGCTGGTCGTCGATTCAAGTTACCACTGCCGCCGGTATTTGCGGCGTAATGGATATTGTTCTGGATAATCTACCCCGTTATCAGGGATTCGTGACACAGGAACAGATCCCACTCAAGGAATTTCTTGCCAACCGCTTTGGCAAACACTACGCCATCACAGGAGATCGCCGTGGAGATATTGAAGACTCTGAAGCTCAAACGCATCAACCCGGGCACTCACGCCGGAAGTGA